The region AAGCGCAGGCCGAAGATCGCGATCACTGACTGGCGAAACTATGACGCCCGTTAAATTGTCCGACATCAGTCTTTCGACTCGGTCGATATCCTCGGGGTAGATGATCATCACAACAGGGCATGTGTTTACCTGCGATAATTCATTGGCAACAGCAAAGACATCGGTGTCTTGAAAATCCGTCCCGACAATAGCTATATCGGGAGGGTTCTCCTGACATCGCCGAAGGAATGTCGCCGGATGATCCGTTGACAGTTCGATTCGATGCCGGAGTTTCTCAAGCGTTGCTTCGATGATATGGCGCGAAGCCGGATCACCGTGAACGAGATACACTCGAAGTTTTTGCTCCTTCATTTCTTATCGCTTTGGTGCACAGCGTTTAGTGAAAAATCATCGCCAAGGAAACCAACTCGACTTGGACATCCGCCTGTTGGCGATTGTCGCAATAGGAAGCAAAGGCTGCGCCAATTCTGCCATGCGTTGGCAACTGTTCAGCAAATCGAGCACGTCATGCCGGAAATCAGTCGATCCGAAGAAGTCAGCCGGCCCATTGGTTGTTTTTCAACCACCGTGACGGTTCATTCAGGGGTTTTTGGCAGCTGATATTGCAGAGTTCGGGGAGGTTCAGAACGCCCGATGTTGATCAATCACGGCATCGCTGGGCGGGAACCTGCGTTTAGTTGTCGTCGCAAAGTCCGTCGACAAGACGAAGAAGTTTGTTTGCGTCAATCGGTTTGCTTAAATAATCATCGCAGCCGCTGGCAATACATCGGTTCGAATCGCCGTCCATTGCTTCTGCGGTCACCGCGATGATCGGACCATGAAAGTCCATTTTCCGGAGCCTTGAAGCTGTCCGGTATCCGTCAAGGCGAGGCATTTGCATATCGAGAATAATGCAATCGATAGTTTTGTTTGCTTGGACGGATTCGTTGTATCGATCGATCGCGTCCAAGCCATCAACGGCCTCGACAACGGTCGCGCCTGCCTTGGTCAAGATTCGTTTGCTAAGCAAGCGAATGTCGGGTCGGTCGTCGACAACCAAGATGCGTTTTTCCAAACGAATGTTGGCTACCGAGTACTCGCTGCGTTTTTGCACGGTCTCTTTGATCGGGCTGACCATCGTGACGCCTGGTAGCGGTGGCGCTTTGACTTGGAAGGTAAACGTGCTGCCTTCGCCGATCTTACTTTCGCAGTTGATCTCGCCGCCAAGTATGTTTGCTAGGCGTTGACTGATCGCCAGGCCGAGACCCGTGCCACCAAACTGGCGATTGATACGCGCGTCACCTTGGGTGAAGGGTTCGAACAAAAGGTTTTGTTGCTTTTGTGTCATCCCGATTCCTGTGTCGGAAACTTGGAATTCCAAGTACCCCTCGTCGCCTTCGATATAGCGTACCGTAACGGTGACACCGCCCTGTTTTGTAAACTTGATCGCGTTGCCGATAAGGTTGATCAAAATCTGCTTCAGTCGCTTTGGATCCGTTCGGATCACTTCCGGCAATAAGCCATCATATTGAACCTCAAGTTCCAATTGATTTTCGGCAGCACGAACGCTCATGATCGATTGAACGTCAGCGACTAGGCTAGCCGGTTCGAATCGTTGCCTCGCAATTTCGATTTTACCGGCTTCAATTTTGGAAAGATCCAAAATGTCGTTGATGATCTCGAGCAGATAGTAACCGTTGCGTCGAATGGTGCTGAGGTGTTCGTCGCGTTCGCGAGCATCGCCGGTCGACTGGGCCAACTCGGTGTAGCCCAAAATCGCAGTCATCGGCGTCCGAATTTCATGGCTCATGTTCGCTAGGAAGGCACTTTTGGAGACGTTGGCCTCTTCGGCAGCGCGGCGTGCTTCGTCCAGTTTTAGTTCGGTCAACTTGCGATCGGTGATGTCCAGTTCGACACCGATCAACTGCAATGGCGCGTCGTCTTCATCAATGCTGACGTGCGCCAATGCAAGAATCCAGCGTGTTTTGCTGTCCCGCACAACGCGATACTCTTCGCGAAAAGCGGTGCGGTCGTCCAAGCAGGCACACAGTTTCGATTCGACGCGTGCACGGTCCTCGGGGTGAATGCTTTCGATGAACGTCGCCAGAGAATCCGTTGGTCGCGATGCCAACTGGCCGCTCGAGGCTTCTTCACCAAAACTTGAGAACCAACGATCCTCTCCAACATTCCACTGCCACAGTTTTAGGTCGGCAGCGTTGAGTGCTAAGCGTAACCGTTGTTCGCTTTTGCGAATTTGTGCTTGCTGAACGATCGATTCGGTAACGTCCTGTCCTGTCGCGACGACAAACTGAATCTCACCGTCATCTCCGATGGCCGGCTGATAGATGAAGTCTGTGTACCGAAGAATTCCACCGGGACCGTTGAATGCGATCACCTCGCGATAGGGTTTACCTTGCAGGGCGTCTTTGAAGTGGTGTTGTAATTTGGTTTGGGAATCGGGGTGTCCGGTCCACCATGGCGTGTCCCAGAACTTGGTGCCCAAAACTTCATCGGAAGCAAAGCCGAATGGAACCGTCGCCGCTTCGTTGATATCGATCAAGTTGCCTTCCAGATCGATGACGCCTGTATAAAAGAAACTTTGGTCGAACAGGACGCGAAGCTTGCTTTCGGCAGAACTGATTTGCGTTAACGCTTCGGCAAGTTTCTGAGTTTCGCGTAAAAGGTAAACTTGGTTTTCCTTCAGCCGCTGTTCGTATCTTTTTCGATGCGTCACGTCCGTGGCCAACACATACACACCGATCTGGTTTTCATCGGTATCGAATTCCGGGATGAACGTGACATCCTTGATGACGGATCCGCCGTCTTGAAGCAGTGGTAGCTCAAATTTGCAACGTTCACCGGCAAGCGAACGCATCAGGTTCGACTGCAGCGACTTGTAGGTCTCTTCGCCAAGGATTTCGAACACGGATTTCCCAACGGCTTCATCGACGGTGCAGGAAAACTGTGCCGCGAAGGCTTCGTTGGCAAATTGAATTTTCTCTTCCGTGTCGATCAATGCGATCAGTGCCGGCATCGCATCGGTGACCGAACGCAGTTGACGAGACTTCGCTTTGAGTCTTCGTTCGATTCGCTTTTGATCGGTGATGTCCATGATCGCACCGATCAACAGGGTTGGATTGCCCTGCGAATCTCGCTCGACTGATCCGTCGCCGCAAACCCAAAGCCACTTGCCACCCTGATGTCGCATACGACATTCGATGTGGTAATCATCGCATCGACCGACCAGAGTCTTTTGAATCTCTCGCTCGACTTTTTCGGTGTCATCGGGATGCACCAGCTCACGAAACGCACCGAATGTTCCGCCGAATTCCTCGTTGCCAAATCCCAATAACTGATGCAACGAATCAGACCAGGTCACCAGGTCACTGCCGATGTCCCACTTCCACGTTCCCAATCCACCTGCGGTGAGTGCGATTTCAACTTCGCGTCGGGACCGCGCTAACGAGCGTTCGAGTTGACGTCGTTCGGTAGCATCCCATGCCACGCCAATTAGGCTCGTTTTTCCATCGGAGTCACGGATGTACTTGCCACGCATGACGATCCAGTTGACGCGTTTGGGATCACGTCGGACTCGGAATTCAGCGTTGTACTCGGTGCAATTGGTGCAAGCGTCTGCAACACGTTTGCGTACCTCGGCCGCGTCATTCTCGTGAATCTGGGAAAACAGCTGCTCGCCATGCGTCAACGATCCGGGACGTTTTCCGAACAGACTGCAAAAGACTTCGCTGGCGATCAATTCGTCGGTTTGTGGATCGAGATCGAACACACCCATGCTGGAGGCCTGCGTCGCGAGAGCCAAACGCTGCCGCTTGTCCTCCACATTCCGACGCAATGAGTCAACCTGAGTCACGTCTTCAAAAGTGACCAAGTATCGCGGTTCGGAATCACCTAGATCGCTGATGCTGCTAAAATCCGCTTCAGATTCCGCTGCAATCTGTTGGACGAGGACTTGCAGATGTCGACGCGAATTTCCGTCAAACCACGATCCGGTCGCACTTGCCGAATTTCCAGAGTTCAGCGTAGTCGCTAGGGGCTGGTCCAGGATTTCAAGGATTGCGGACGGCAGCGTGGCAGAAAGTTGTTGGCCAAGAAGATCCTCATTGACAAATCCATCGAAGTGACCATGCCGGTCGATAATCTGTCGCGTCTGATCGATCACGATCGCGGCGGGGGCAAATTGCTGAAGCAACTTGCTACGCATCAGTTCGCCGCAGTCGCCTTCACGCTTCATGTCGATTAAAAGTTGATGCTACAAAAAAAGGATCGCGGCTGACGCTTCGCCGCGATCTCGAAAACTGTTTAGCTAATTTAGAGCAGACGCCAACGAGTGACCACACCGGAGGGCGATGATTCTCGGTGAAGGTCAAGTTCGAGTGGACTGTCAGGGGGGCTGATAACCGAGCCTAGCACCAACCGCGAGAAAGTTACCCGTCGGGATTCACCTTCAAACCGATTGCCAAGCCTGGGTCGGGAACGCGCCGATTTTGCTTTTCCTCATCCGATTGACGTTTTCCACCAAGGAATTCGGCAATGCCGCGGGAGCATTCGTAGTGTTCGCTAGCCATTCGGATCGCTATCAGGATAGGTACCGATAGCAACACACCAGCAAGTCCCCACATCCACCCCCAGAAAACCGTTGCGATGAAGACTAAAACCGGATTCATTTGCATGGACCGCCCAAGGACGGTGGGGGTAATGAACTGGCCTTCGATCGTTGTCAGCATCAAAAAGGTCGACGTGATGATGATCGCGTAGTACAGCGGATCAAAAGTCAAAAGTGCGACGACGAAGATGATCGCCGAACCGGCGAACGCACCTAAAACAGGAACAAAGTTGAACACACATGCCATTACGCCCCACAAGAGTGGCGTGGGCATGCCCAACAACCACATCGCGATCGATACACAAACACCCAAGATGATGTTGATCGTGGTGACATGCGCAAGATAGAGACTCAATCCGTCTTGCACACCATCGATCGCGGCGAAGAAATTTCGCTTCGTTCGAAAGTCAGGAAGCGTGTGAAGCATGTTTCTTATCAAGTCGTCGCCAAAGGCCAGCAGAAAGTACAGAAGCACGATGGTGACGATGACTAACGAAACGAAGTTCCCGGTTCCGCTAATGAACGTCAGATTGGCGTTCCAATTTGGTTGCTTAATCTCAACCGGGACCGGCGCCTCGGAAATGTCTTTTTCACGTTCCTCTTCTGCCAACTTCGTGGTCGCGTCACTAACGGCGTCCAGCTTATTGAAGACGAAACTCAGCCGCTCTTTGACGTTGTCGACATATTCAGGGGCTTGGTCTAGAGTTTGCCTTGCGGGCTCCATCACCAAGTAAGCTGGGATCACAGTAATGACAATGCTGGTTCCCAAAATTAAGCCTGATGCGACAGACGATGGGATACCAAGGTGTCGTCCACGTCGGACAAGAGGTCGAAGAGTGAGATAGGCAAACGCAGCGATCAAGATGGGAATGATCAGCGTGCGGGCGAAGTACAACGCATATAAGACAAGCATCGAGGCGCACACGATGTTTGCTTTCGCACTTGGTAATCGCTTGGGCTTGGCGATTGCGTCAGGGGCAGAAGATTGATTCGATCCTTTGTCGTCTGGCATGGATCAGTCCCTGTGCTGTTGATTGAACATGAGCGATAGCGTCGAAGCGAACTACGTCTGGGAAACTTGTGCGTGTGTCGATTATTCGTTCCACAAGTCGAACCGATCCAGATTCAACGATCGGAAGTCGGCCCATCTTGCGTCACAAATT is a window of Stieleria sp. JC731 DNA encoding:
- a CDS encoding ANTAR domain-containing response regulator, whose protein sequence is MKEQKLRVYLVHGDPASRHIIEATLEKLRHRIELSTDHPATFLRRCQENPPDIAIVGTDFQDTDVFAVANELSQVNTCPVVMIIYPEDIDRVERLMSDNLTGVIVSPVSDRDLRPALYLAGRRFEQAKSLEKRCREIRSEINKLADQGSEDER
- a CDS encoding PAS domain S-box protein, producing the protein MKREGDCGELMRSKLLQQFAPAAIVIDQTRQIIDRHGHFDGFVNEDLLGQQLSATLPSAILEILDQPLATTLNSGNSASATGSWFDGNSRRHLQVLVQQIAAESEADFSSISDLGDSEPRYLVTFEDVTQVDSLRRNVEDKRQRLALATQASSMGVFDLDPQTDELIASEVFCSLFGKRPGSLTHGEQLFSQIHENDAAEVRKRVADACTNCTEYNAEFRVRRDPKRVNWIVMRGKYIRDSDGKTSLIGVAWDATERRQLERSLARSRREVEIALTAGGLGTWKWDIGSDLVTWSDSLHQLLGFGNEEFGGTFGAFRELVHPDDTEKVEREIQKTLVGRCDDYHIECRMRHQGGKWLWVCGDGSVERDSQGNPTLLIGAIMDITDQKRIERRLKAKSRQLRSVTDAMPALIALIDTEEKIQFANEAFAAQFSCTVDEAVGKSVFEILGEETYKSLQSNLMRSLAGERCKFELPLLQDGGSVIKDVTFIPEFDTDENQIGVYVLATDVTHRKRYEQRLKENQVYLLRETQKLAEALTQISSAESKLRVLFDQSFFYTGVIDLEGNLIDINEAATVPFGFASDEVLGTKFWDTPWWTGHPDSQTKLQHHFKDALQGKPYREVIAFNGPGGILRYTDFIYQPAIGDDGEIQFVVATGQDVTESIVQQAQIRKSEQRLRLALNAADLKLWQWNVGEDRWFSSFGEEASSGQLASRPTDSLATFIESIHPEDRARVESKLCACLDDRTAFREEYRVVRDSKTRWILALAHVSIDEDDAPLQLIGVELDITDRKLTELKLDEARRAAEEANVSKSAFLANMSHEIRTPMTAILGYTELAQSTGDARERDEHLSTIRRNGYYLLEIINDILDLSKIEAGKIEIARQRFEPASLVADVQSIMSVRAAENQLELEVQYDGLLPEVIRTDPKRLKQILINLIGNAIKFTKQGGVTVTVRYIEGDEGYLEFQVSDTGIGMTQKQQNLLFEPFTQGDARINRQFGGTGLGLAISQRLANILGGEINCESKIGEGSTFTFQVKAPPLPGVTMVSPIKETVQKRSEYSVANIRLEKRILVVDDRPDIRLLSKRILTKAGATVVEAVDGLDAIDRYNESVQANKTIDCIILDMQMPRLDGYRTASRLRKMDFHGPIIAVTAEAMDGDSNRCIASGCDDYLSKPIDANKLLRLVDGLCDDN
- a CDS encoding AI-2E family transporter is translated as MPDDKGSNQSSAPDAIAKPKRLPSAKANIVCASMLVLYALYFARTLIIPILIAAFAYLTLRPLVRRGRHLGIPSSVASGLILGTSIVITVIPAYLVMEPARQTLDQAPEYVDNVKERLSFVFNKLDAVSDATTKLAEEEREKDISEAPVPVEIKQPNWNANLTFISGTGNFVSLVIVTIVLLYFLLAFGDDLIRNMLHTLPDFRTKRNFFAAIDGVQDGLSLYLAHVTTINIILGVCVSIAMWLLGMPTPLLWGVMACVFNFVPVLGAFAGSAIIFVVALLTFDPLYYAIIITSTFLMLTTIEGQFITPTVLGRSMQMNPVLVFIATVFWGWMWGLAGVLLSVPILIAIRMASEHYECSRGIAEFLGGKRQSDEEKQNRRVPDPGLAIGLKVNPDG